From one Catellatospora sp. IY07-71 genomic stretch:
- a CDS encoding DUF4185 domain-containing protein — MRSSRLTGAAAIAALVLAGPGGAASAAPPRVSGPAAAPAALAAVSGSAERIAKLTGPGSINATDTKWQLKATDLGIMWDNGSGQILTLFGDTFGNGWTGPGGGVGNAATIDWRCNTLVRSSDRNLADGMTYDDAVLDRPGHAGTVLPCKQIDFDEMTVIPTAAISVGNRQYMHYMSINHWGDAGRWYTNYAGIAYSDDNGQTWVKDADARWQNTPASDNRFQMAAMLRQSGHVYLYGTPNGRFGNAYLARVPENQLLEPSAYRYWNGSGWVTDQWASAVVAAGPVGEVSVLYSRYLGRYVMAYLNEARAALVLRTAPTPMGPWGAEEVVATAAQYTGL, encoded by the coding sequence GTGAGGTCTTCCCGGCTGACCGGCGCCGCGGCGATCGCGGCGCTCGTGCTGGCCGGACCGGGCGGGGCGGCTTCGGCCGCCCCGCCCCGGGTTTCCGGCCCCGCCGCCGCCCCGGCGGCGCTCGCGGCGGTCAGCGGGTCCGCCGAGCGGATCGCGAAGCTCACCGGACCCGGCTCGATCAACGCCACCGACACCAAGTGGCAGCTCAAGGCCACCGACCTGGGCATCATGTGGGACAACGGGTCGGGGCAGATCCTGACCCTGTTCGGTGACACGTTCGGCAACGGCTGGACCGGGCCGGGCGGCGGTGTCGGCAACGCCGCGACCATCGACTGGCGCTGCAACACCCTGGTGCGCAGCAGCGACCGGAACCTGGCCGACGGCATGACGTACGACGACGCGGTGCTGGACCGGCCCGGCCACGCGGGCACGGTGCTGCCGTGCAAGCAGATCGACTTCGACGAGATGACGGTCATCCCGACCGCCGCGATCTCGGTGGGCAACCGGCAGTACATGCACTACATGTCGATCAACCACTGGGGTGACGCCGGGCGCTGGTACACCAACTACGCGGGCATCGCGTACTCCGACGACAACGGCCAGACGTGGGTCAAGGACGCCGACGCGCGCTGGCAGAACACCCCCGCCTCGGACAACCGGTTCCAGATGGCGGCGATGCTGCGCCAGAGCGGCCACGTCTACCTCTACGGCACCCCGAACGGCCGCTTCGGCAACGCCTACCTGGCCCGGGTGCCGGAGAACCAGCTGCTGGAGCCGTCGGCCTACCGCTACTGGAACGGCTCCGGCTGGGTCACCGACCAGTGGGCGTCGGCCGTGGTCGCGGCCGGGCCGGTGGGCGAGGTGTCCGTGCTGTACAGCCGCTACCTCGGGCGGTACGTGATGGCGTACCTCAACGAGGCGCGGGCGGCACTGGTGCTGCGTACGGCGCCGACGCCGATGGGCCCGTGGGGCGCCGAGGAGGTCGTCGCCACCGCGGCGCAGTACACCGGGCTGTAG
- a CDS encoding DUF4193 domain-containing protein, which produces MAITDYDAPRTPAIEEDSLEELRARRNTPDSAKVDVDETELAETYDLPGADQLDEELSVPVVAQQADEFRCTSCFLVRHRNQRAYPDRDVCRECA; this is translated from the coding sequence ATGGCCATCACTGACTACGACGCGCCCCGCACGCCCGCGATCGAGGAGGACAGCCTCGAGGAGCTGCGCGCCAGGCGCAACACGCCTGATTCGGCCAAGGTCGACGTCGACGAGACCGAACTGGCCGAGACGTACGACCTGCCCGGCGCCGACCAGCTCGACGAGGAGCTGAGCGTCCCGGTCGTGGCCCAGCAGGCCGACGAGTTCCGCTGCACCAGCTGTTTCCTGGTCCGGCACCGCAACCAGCGGGCCTACCCGGACCGCGACGTGTGCCGCGAGTGCGCCTGA
- a CDS encoding N-acetylmuramoyl-L-alanine amidase, protein MCRLPQYPGARWIAAAGGNYGAGRSAAITTIVIHVTQGSYAGTISWFQNPSAGVSAHYVVKSSNGEVTQMVRDEDTAYHARSANPYSLGIEHEGFVDNPAWFTDAMYRSSANLSRHLANKWGIPKTRSYIRGHNEMPGNDHTDPGPHWNWNHYMSLINSGGGGGQYLAGSPTDFSGDGRDDIVTFNLGSLNDAYVATSTGSAFAGTSVKWNDFFGLSGEKLLTGDFNGDGKDDIVTFVGGTTGTNAGDVYVGLSTGTAFLGGTKWHDWFAPGAEVPAVGDVNGDGRDDIITFTHDGQGDVYVALSTGTSFGAGVKWHEYFSIAGEYPAVGDVNGDGRDDIITFTCNADADVYAAVSNGSSFVGTTVKWNDFFCLAGEFPYLGDYNGDGKDDIIVFAKGSTNDVYVGLSTGTGFLGGAKWHDFFGLNGEITL, encoded by the coding sequence GTGTGTCGGTTGCCGCAGTACCCGGGCGCGCGCTGGATCGCCGCCGCGGGCGGCAACTACGGCGCGGGCCGCTCGGCGGCGATCACCACGATCGTCATCCACGTGACCCAGGGCTCGTACGCGGGCACGATCAGCTGGTTCCAGAATCCGTCGGCGGGCGTGAGCGCGCACTACGTGGTGAAGTCCAGCAACGGCGAGGTCACCCAGATGGTGCGCGACGAGGACACCGCCTACCACGCCCGGTCGGCCAACCCGTACTCGCTCGGCATCGAGCACGAGGGTTTCGTGGACAACCCGGCGTGGTTCACCGACGCGATGTACCGCTCGTCGGCGAACCTGTCGCGCCACCTGGCCAACAAGTGGGGCATCCCGAAGACCCGCAGCTACATCAGGGGCCACAACGAGATGCCGGGCAACGACCACACCGACCCGGGTCCGCACTGGAACTGGAACCACTACATGTCGCTGATCAACTCCGGCGGCGGGGGCGGGCAGTACCTGGCCGGTTCGCCGACGGACTTCTCCGGTGACGGCAGGGACGACATCGTCACGTTCAACCTCGGCTCGCTCAACGACGCCTACGTCGCGACGTCGACCGGGTCGGCGTTCGCGGGCACCAGCGTGAAGTGGAACGACTTTTTCGGCCTGTCCGGCGAGAAACTGCTCACCGGCGACTTCAACGGCGACGGCAAAGACGACATCGTCACCTTCGTCGGCGGCACCACCGGCACCAACGCCGGAGACGTCTACGTCGGCCTGTCCACCGGCACCGCCTTCCTCGGCGGCACCAAATGGCACGACTGGTTCGCCCCCGGCGCCGAAGTCCCCGCCGTCGGCGACGTCAACGGCGACGGCCGCGACGACATCATCACCTTCACCCATGATGGGCAAGGGGACGTCTACGTCGCGCTCTCCACGGGCACCTCCTTCGGCGCCGGGGTGAAGTGGCACGAGTACTTCTCCATCGCGGGGGAGTACCCGGCGGTGGGTGACGTCAACGGCGACGGCAGGGACGACATCATCACCTTCACCTGCAACGCCGACGCCGACGTCTACGCCGCCGTCTCCAACGGCAGCAGCTTCGTCGGCACGACGGTGAAGTGGAACGACTTCTTCTGCCTCGCCGGAGAGTTCCCCTACCTGGGCGACTACAACGGCGACGGCAAGGACGACATCATCGTCTTCGCCAAGGGCAGCACCAACGACGTCTACGTCGGCCTGTCCACCGGCACCGGCTTCCTCGGCGGCGCCAAGTGGCACGACTTCTTCGGCCTCAACGGGGAGATCACGCTGTGA
- a CDS encoding 5,10-methylenetetrahydrofolate reductase: protein MPEPVLPPPSRRPLREMLERADDGVLLVGITPPRRSVPVAQAAQIAEVTMARLATVDIDGLILYDIDDESDRNPQERPFPYLPTMDPAGFHREHLGSFGKPVVIYRCVGKYTEPELADWLGGVDTDQVLSVFVGASSRDKGVQTGLTQAYTLRGRVRPDLPLGAVAITERYSRSGDEHLRMITKQDRGAAFFVTQVVYDVDATKSLLSDYFYACRQKETAPRPVIFTLSVCGSLKTLEFLHWLGVDVPRWLENTLRWSEDPLAESFEQCLSAARELSVFCRRLGVPFGFNVESVSIRKVEIEASIELARQVRALLDA from the coding sequence ATGCCGGAACCCGTGCTGCCCCCGCCGTCCCGCCGCCCGCTGCGCGAGATGCTGGAACGCGCCGACGACGGCGTGCTCCTGGTCGGCATCACGCCGCCGCGGCGCAGCGTACCGGTCGCGCAGGCGGCCCAGATCGCCGAGGTCACCATGGCCCGGCTCGCGACCGTGGACATCGACGGGCTCATTCTCTACGACATCGACGACGAGAGCGACCGCAATCCCCAGGAGCGGCCTTTCCCCTACCTGCCGACCATGGACCCGGCCGGCTTCCACCGCGAGCACCTCGGCTCGTTCGGCAAGCCCGTCGTCATCTACCGGTGCGTCGGCAAGTACACGGAGCCCGAGCTGGCCGACTGGCTCGGCGGCGTGGACACCGATCAGGTGCTCAGCGTCTTCGTCGGCGCCTCCTCCCGGGACAAGGGCGTGCAGACCGGCCTGACGCAGGCGTACACGCTGCGCGGCCGGGTCCGCCCGGACCTGCCCCTGGGCGCGGTCGCCATCACCGAGCGCTACAGCCGCAGCGGCGACGAGCACCTGCGCATGATCACCAAGCAGGACCGGGGCGCCGCGTTCTTCGTCACACAGGTCGTGTACGACGTCGACGCCACCAAGAGCCTGCTGTCGGACTACTTCTACGCCTGCCGCCAGAAGGAGACCGCGCCCCGGCCGGTGATCTTCACGCTGTCGGTGTGCGGCTCGCTGAAGACGCTGGAGTTCCTGCACTGGCTCGGCGTGGACGTGCCCCGCTGGCTGGAGAACACGCTGCGCTGGTCCGAGGACCCGCTCGCGGAGTCGTTCGAGCAGTGCCTGAGCGCCGCCCGCGAGCTGTCCGTGTTCTGCCGCCGGCTGGGCGTGCCGTTCGGCTTCAACGTGGAGAGCGTCTCCATCCGCAAGGTCGAGATCGAGGCGTCCATCGAGCTGGCCCGCCAGGTCCGCGCCCTGCTCGACGCCTGA
- a CDS encoding VOC family protein yields the protein MEQRISLITLGVADVGRARRFYEQLGWRGQEVEETVFFQAGGMAVVLWGRGKLADDGGLDDRGTDGFGGVALAQNVRSRDEVDQIMAAAEQAGARVTKPAAETFYGGYAAYFTDPDGHVWEIAHNPGFKLAEDGSLVLPDFGA from the coding sequence GTGGAACAGCGCATCAGCCTCATCACCCTGGGCGTCGCGGACGTGGGCCGGGCACGCCGGTTCTACGAGCAGCTGGGCTGGCGGGGACAGGAGGTCGAGGAGACCGTCTTCTTCCAAGCCGGCGGCATGGCGGTGGTGCTGTGGGGGCGCGGCAAGCTCGCAGACGACGGCGGGCTGGACGATCGCGGCACCGACGGCTTCGGCGGCGTCGCGCTGGCGCAGAACGTACGGTCCCGCGACGAGGTGGACCAGATCATGGCCGCCGCGGAGCAGGCCGGCGCACGGGTGACGAAGCCCGCCGCGGAGACGTTCTACGGCGGCTACGCCGCGTACTTCACCGACCCGGACGGGCACGTCTGGGAGATCGCGCACAACCCGGGCTTCAAGCTGGCCGAGGACGGCTCACTGGTGCTGCCCGACTTCGGCGCCTGA
- a CDS encoding glycoside hydrolase family 11 protein, with the protein MPATDHRVPACPQGIHSFRYFPETRNPLIEYYIVDNWGTYRPTGTFKGTVTSDGYMILATEGYQSSGNSNITIGGSGGGGGGGGSCTATLSAGQQWSDRYNLNVSVSGASSWTVTMNVPSPAKIIATWNISASYPTAQQLVARPNGSGNNWGVTIQHNGNWNWPTVSCAAG; encoded by the coding sequence ATGCCCGCTACTGATCACCGAGTTCCTGCGTGCCCACAGGGCATCCATAGCTTCCGCTACTTTCCGGAAACCCGGAACCCGCTGATCGAGTACTACATCGTCGACAACTGGGGCACCTACCGCCCGACCGGCACCTTCAAGGGCACGGTCACCAGCGACGGCTACATGATCCTGGCCACCGAGGGCTACCAGAGCAGCGGCAACTCCAACATCACCATCGGCGGCTCCGGTGGTGGAGGGGGCGGCGGCGGCAGCTGCACCGCGACGCTGTCCGCCGGCCAGCAGTGGAGCGACCGCTACAACCTCAACGTCTCGGTCAGCGGCGCGAGCAGCTGGACCGTGACGATGAACGTCCCGTCGCCCGCGAAGATCATCGCCACCTGGAACATCTCCGCGAGCTACCCGACCGCGCAGCAGCTCGTCGCCAGACCCAACGGCAGCGGCAACAACTGGGGCGTCACGATCCAGCACAACGGCAACTGGAACTGGCCAACGGTCTCCTGCGCCGCGGGCTGA
- a CDS encoding pyridoxal 5'-phosphate synthase — protein sequence MRDLLRNLPVFDRPLPAFDPGDAPPDPMDLLEDWLREAIAAGVSEPHAMTLATAGPELLPDLRVLILKDLDAEGLYFASESISAKAGQLGANPQAALGFYWREQGRQIRVRGPVQPAGPEVSAQDFLARPLGSRAASLIGRQSSVLHDPAELTEALAEAQARLEADPQLVAEHHTVYVLKPMSVEFWQGDAQRQHIRLRYRRTADGWRTERLWP from the coding sequence ATGCGCGATCTGCTCCGGAACCTGCCCGTCTTCGACCGGCCGCTGCCCGCCTTCGACCCCGGCGACGCCCCGCCGGACCCGATGGACCTGCTGGAGGACTGGCTGCGGGAGGCGATCGCGGCCGGGGTGTCCGAGCCGCACGCGATGACGCTGGCCACGGCGGGGCCGGAGCTGCTGCCCGACCTGCGGGTGCTGATCCTCAAGGACCTCGACGCCGAAGGCCTCTACTTCGCGAGCGAGTCGATCAGCGCGAAGGCCGGCCAGCTCGGGGCGAACCCGCAGGCGGCGCTCGGCTTCTACTGGCGCGAGCAGGGTCGGCAGATCCGCGTCCGGGGCCCCGTCCAGCCCGCGGGGCCGGAGGTCAGCGCCCAGGACTTCCTGGCCCGGCCGCTGGGTTCGCGCGCCGCGAGCCTGATCGGACGGCAGAGCAGCGTGCTGCACGACCCGGCCGAGCTGACCGAGGCGCTCGCCGAGGCCCAGGCCCGGCTGGAGGCCGACCCGCAGCTGGTGGCCGAGCACCACACGGTCTATGTGCTCAAGCCGATGAGCGTGGAGTTCTGGCAGGGCGACGCGCAGCGCCAGCACATCCGGCTGCGCTACCGCCGCACCGCCGACGGCTGGCGCACCGAACGCCTCTGGCCCTGA
- a CDS encoding VCBS repeat-containing protein, which produces MSQWDPYNVWLMRVKLTGGGMFGGSPTDFTGDGHADVVTFTQDHNGDAYVAPSTGTAFAGGGKWHDWFAPFNETPLTGDFTGDGRDDLVVFTHDGEGDVFVALSTGSSFANPVKWHEFFAPWGEFPALGDVNGDGRDGLITFTLGGTNDVYVALSTGSAFAGTTVKWNDFFCLAGEFPYLGDVNRDNRDDIIVFSQNPSNDVYVGLSTGSGFRSGAKWHDFFGLTGERTY; this is translated from the coding sequence ATGTCGCAGTGGGATCCGTACAACGTGTGGCTGATGCGGGTGAAGCTCACCGGCGGCGGCATGTTCGGCGGCTCGCCGACCGACTTCACCGGTGACGGGCACGCCGACGTGGTCACGTTCACCCAGGACCACAACGGGGACGCGTACGTCGCCCCGTCGACCGGGACGGCGTTCGCCGGCGGCGGGAAGTGGCACGACTGGTTCGCGCCGTTCAACGAGACCCCGCTGACCGGCGACTTCACCGGCGACGGGCGCGACGACCTCGTGGTCTTCACCCACGACGGCGAGGGCGACGTGTTCGTGGCTCTGTCCACCGGCTCCTCGTTCGCGAACCCGGTCAAGTGGCACGAGTTCTTCGCCCCGTGGGGCGAGTTCCCGGCGCTCGGCGACGTCAACGGCGACGGCCGCGACGGCCTGATCACCTTCACCCTCGGCGGGACGAACGACGTGTACGTGGCGCTGTCCACCGGCAGCGCCTTCGCCGGCACCACGGTCAAGTGGAACGACTTCTTCTGCCTGGCCGGGGAGTTCCCGTACCTAGGCGACGTCAACCGGGACAACCGGGACGACATCATCGTGTTCTCCCAGAACCCGAGCAACGACGTGTACGTCGGGCTGTCCACCGGCAGCGGGTTCCGCAGCGGCGCGAAGTGGCACGACTTCTTCGGCCTCACCGGCGAGCGCACCTACTGA
- a CDS encoding SAM-dependent methyltransferase, which produces MTEAPQAPSTARMIDYWLGGSSHHPVDVAAAQAFEGAYGPCAEIFRSLRAFSGRAARYLADCGVDRFLVFGAGIPAQGNVHEAVPGAQVLYTDHDPEIVAAARALLDGTPGVAYVPGDAADPRGIGAETLDAALPGWRDRPVGLIFLGLAAFLDDAALARALDEMYELVPAGSRLAFDFDAMELAAYPQALAMMGPGFHMREPEDFGALLGRWRVTDDGIVPVARWRPDGPIEQVPDAFWGGVAIK; this is translated from the coding sequence ATGACCGAGGCACCCCAGGCACCGAGCACCGCCCGGATGATCGACTATTGGCTGGGCGGGAGCAGCCACCACCCCGTCGACGTCGCGGCCGCCCAGGCCTTCGAAGGGGCGTACGGGCCGTGCGCGGAGATCTTCCGCTCGCTGCGGGCGTTCTCGGGGCGGGCGGCACGGTATCTCGCGGACTGCGGCGTGGACCGGTTCCTCGTGTTCGGCGCGGGCATCCCCGCCCAGGGCAACGTGCACGAGGCCGTGCCCGGCGCCCAGGTCCTCTACACCGACCACGACCCCGAGATCGTGGCCGCCGCGCGGGCGCTGCTCGACGGCACGCCCGGCGTCGCGTACGTGCCCGGCGACGCGGCCGACCCGCGCGGCATCGGCGCCGAGACGCTGGACGCCGCCCTGCCCGGCTGGCGCGACCGGCCGGTCGGCCTGATCTTCCTCGGACTCGCCGCGTTCCTGGACGACGCGGCGCTGGCCCGCGCGCTGGACGAGATGTACGAGCTGGTCCCGGCGGGCAGCCGGCTCGCGTTCGACTTCGACGCGATGGAGCTGGCCGCCTACCCGCAGGCGCTGGCGATGATGGGGCCGGGCTTCCACATGCGCGAGCCCGAGGACTTCGGCGCGCTGCTGGGCCGCTGGCGGGTGACCGACGACGGCATCGTGCCGGTGGCGCGGTGGCGCCCGGACGGGCCGATCGAGCAGGTGCCCGACGCGTTCTGGGGTGGCGTCGCCATCAAGTGA
- a CDS encoding HEAT repeat domain-containing protein — translation MRDDELDRVPWWELRHNYGRAADVPGLLRACADPDAGRAGDAIDELLNLIYHQGGWICPAAPAALPFLVDLAAGEAKHHRPFVVEVIWRLAREATIIEPRFLDGAWQPALDAVRPRLLALLEDPDPAVRREATLLAGQGIPHPDAVLALRRRWHAETDRVTRWDLALAFGAVCARDPGDAALRAELEQLLEHEDLQLRLAALHALHESDPSVPVAHVELLARAVLHDDAAGWQDSAWIGGGRGTIVRHTGTLLRADPVAATAYTIAVSRGDETDARVATMDQAGRVLTEWRTVTGALLPYLGDHLGDGEPELRYRAAFLLGCLGTEAAGYADRLAVLAGDGTMRDTAGRITVGDAAVWALARQHDPRSLPGLVDRLAGDRLGFPTAALHSGGGGVFLPWLPAVHEVLAPLGEHAEALIDALAARLAAARADRVTAMNLCAVVEAWGTAAQRALPAVAPLLASTDSYVLAAAARAVGGCGPAAADFAQPLRHRAGDQPEAAWALWRTGADPELGRDALMRHVTGQPGRHQPIALLADLGSAAAPCADHLRRTAGAGEQWLRAEAAYALWRITGDSAPAVTVLTELARPLVEGECLPVRVAAMRHLAAIGEPAAAAAGVIARSVLSNPRRLAYFGGWRTFAEDEALRTAAARLAAFGDG, via the coding sequence GTGCGAGACGACGAACTCGACCGGGTCCCGTGGTGGGAGCTGCGACACAACTATGGCCGCGCCGCCGACGTGCCCGGACTGTTGCGCGCCTGCGCCGATCCGGATGCCGGGCGGGCCGGTGACGCCATCGACGAGCTCCTCAACCTGATCTATCACCAGGGCGGCTGGATCTGCCCGGCCGCCCCGGCGGCGTTGCCGTTCCTGGTGGACCTGGCCGCAGGGGAGGCGAAGCACCACCGGCCGTTCGTCGTCGAGGTCATCTGGCGGCTCGCCCGCGAGGCCACGATCATCGAGCCGCGTTTCCTGGACGGCGCCTGGCAGCCGGCGCTGGACGCGGTGCGCCCACGGCTGCTCGCGCTGCTGGAGGATCCGGATCCGGCGGTACGCCGCGAGGCGACGCTCCTGGCCGGTCAGGGCATCCCGCACCCGGATGCGGTGCTGGCGCTGCGGCGGCGCTGGCACGCCGAGACGGACCGGGTCACCCGGTGGGACCTGGCGCTGGCGTTCGGTGCGGTGTGCGCCCGGGATCCGGGCGACGCCGCGCTGCGGGCCGAGCTCGAGCAGCTGCTGGAGCACGAGGACCTGCAGCTGAGGCTCGCCGCGCTGCACGCGCTGCACGAGTCGGATCCGTCCGTCCCGGTGGCGCACGTCGAGCTGCTGGCCCGTGCGGTGCTGCATGACGACGCCGCAGGCTGGCAGGATTCGGCCTGGATCGGCGGCGGTCGCGGCACGATCGTGCGTCACACCGGCACCCTGCTCCGTGCTGATCCGGTGGCGGCCACGGCGTACACCATCGCCGTCAGCCGCGGCGACGAGACCGACGCGCGGGTCGCGACGATGGACCAGGCGGGGCGGGTGCTGACCGAATGGCGCACCGTCACCGGCGCCCTGCTGCCCTACCTCGGAGACCACCTCGGCGACGGCGAGCCGGAGCTGCGCTACCGCGCGGCGTTCCTGCTCGGCTGCCTCGGGACGGAGGCAGCCGGATACGCCGACCGCCTCGCTGTCCTCGCCGGTGACGGCACCATGCGGGACACCGCCGGGCGGATCACCGTCGGGGACGCGGCCGTGTGGGCGCTGGCGCGCCAGCATGACCCGCGCAGCCTGCCCGGTCTCGTCGACCGGCTGGCGGGCGACCGGCTCGGGTTCCCCACCGCCGCCCTGCACAGCGGTGGCGGCGGGGTCTTCCTGCCGTGGCTGCCGGCCGTGCATGAGGTGCTCGCCCCGCTGGGGGAGCACGCGGAGGCGCTGATCGACGCGCTTGCGGCCCGGCTGGCCGCGGCGCGGGCTGACCGGGTGACGGCGATGAACCTGTGTGCGGTGGTCGAGGCCTGGGGCACCGCCGCGCAGCGTGCCCTGCCCGCGGTGGCGCCGCTGCTCGCCAGCACGGACTCGTACGTGCTGGCCGCGGCTGCGCGGGCGGTCGGCGGCTGCGGTCCGGCGGCGGCGGACTTCGCCCAGCCCCTGCGGCACCGGGCCGGAGATCAGCCGGAAGCCGCCTGGGCGTTGTGGCGCACCGGCGCTGACCCCGAGCTGGGCCGGGACGCACTGATGCGGCACGTGACCGGGCAGCCGGGGCGACATCAGCCCATCGCGCTGCTCGCCGACCTCGGCTCCGCGGCCGCGCCGTGCGCTGACCATCTTCGGCGCACGGCGGGTGCGGGCGAGCAGTGGCTGCGGGCCGAGGCCGCGTACGCCCTGTGGCGGATCACCGGCGACTCCGCCCCGGCGGTCACCGTGCTGACGGAACTCGCCCGTCCGCTCGTCGAGGGTGAGTGCCTGCCCGTCCGGGTCGCGGCCATGCGGCACCTCGCGGCGATCGGCGAGCCTGCGGCAGCCGCGGCGGGGGTCATCGCGCGGTCTGTGCTCAGCAACCCGCGCCGCCTCGCGTACTTCGGCGGCTGGCGGACCTTCGCCGAGGACGAGGCGCTGCGTACGGCAGCGGCTCGACTGGCGGCGTTCGGCGACGGCTGA
- a CDS encoding family 43 glycosylhydrolase encodes MLLLLTPAGPALAGPADQTTAESGNPFTDGWYADPDVAVYGSTYWVFPTTSKTYGEQTYLDAFSSTDLVNWTKHPNVLTTARVSWASYAMWAPAPVYRNGRYYLYFAANDIQNNSALGGIGVAVADQPQGPYSDALGRPLIGQFHNGAQPIDQDVFIDDDGQAYMYYGGWGHANVVKLNADMISLGTFSDGSTYKEITPSGYVEGSQMFKRNGKYYLMWSEGGWTGPDYSVSYAMSTSPTGPFTRLAKVLAQDPAVARGSGHNSVINVPGTDVWYIVYHRRPLSETDGNHRQLAYDRMYFNADGTIQPVTMRVKDDFNDGNALGWHAYGGSFAASGGRYQAGSSLGGKALLDTNFADFSYDADVTVTSGGGDAGLIFRVKQPAVGTDSYTGYYAGISPAGRVVLGRVNNNWTQLQATAMTVTVGTTYRMRVTAVGPSIKVYVGDLATPKIAVTDATFASGANGVRVFNAAGAFDNMAIGPAVGTGTNLALNRPATGTTPCVATEGPEKAVNGTVNGGNTDKFCSAVAGAWLRVDLGATRAITRFEVAHAQAGGESASFNTRAYTISVSNDGTTWTQAVAVTNNTTATTLHPVALSGRYVRLNITTPTQTTEIATRIYELRVFG; translated from the coding sequence GTGCTGCTTCTGCTGACCCCGGCGGGCCCGGCGCTCGCCGGTCCGGCCGACCAGACCACCGCCGAGTCGGGCAACCCGTTCACGGACGGCTGGTACGCCGACCCCGACGTCGCCGTCTACGGCAGCACCTACTGGGTCTTCCCCACCACCTCGAAGACCTACGGCGAGCAGACCTACCTCGACGCGTTCTCCTCCACCGACCTGGTCAACTGGACGAAGCACCCGAACGTGCTGACCACGGCCCGCGTGTCGTGGGCGTCGTACGCGATGTGGGCGCCCGCGCCCGTGTACCGCAACGGCAGGTACTACCTCTACTTCGCCGCCAACGACATCCAGAACAACTCCGCGCTCGGCGGCATCGGCGTCGCGGTGGCCGACCAGCCGCAGGGGCCGTACTCCGACGCGCTCGGGCGGCCGCTGATCGGGCAGTTCCACAACGGCGCGCAGCCCATCGACCAGGACGTCTTCATCGACGACGACGGCCAGGCGTACATGTACTACGGCGGCTGGGGCCACGCCAACGTGGTCAAGCTCAACGCCGACATGATCAGCCTGGGCACGTTCAGCGACGGCAGCACGTACAAGGAGATCACGCCGTCGGGCTACGTCGAAGGCTCGCAGATGTTCAAGCGCAACGGGAAGTACTACCTGATGTGGTCGGAGGGCGGCTGGACCGGCCCGGACTACTCGGTCTCGTACGCCATGTCCACCTCGCCGACCGGCCCGTTCACCCGGCTGGCCAAGGTGCTCGCGCAGGACCCGGCGGTGGCCCGCGGCTCGGGGCACAACTCCGTGATCAACGTGCCGGGCACCGACGTGTGGTACATCGTCTACCACCGGCGGCCGCTGAGCGAGACCGACGGCAACCACCGCCAGCTCGCGTACGACCGGATGTACTTCAACGCCGACGGCACCATCCAGCCGGTCACCATGCGGGTCAAGGACGACTTCAACGACGGCAACGCCCTCGGCTGGCATGCCTACGGCGGGTCGTTCGCCGCGAGCGGCGGGCGCTACCAGGCGGGCAGCTCGCTGGGCGGCAAGGCGCTGCTCGACACGAACTTCGCCGACTTCAGCTACGACGCCGACGTCACGGTGACCTCGGGCGGCGGCGACGCGGGCCTGATCTTCCGGGTGAAGCAGCCCGCCGTCGGCACCGACAGCTACACCGGCTACTACGCCGGGATCAGCCCGGCGGGCCGGGTCGTGCTCGGCCGGGTCAACAACAACTGGACCCAACTGCAGGCCACCGCCATGACGGTCACCGTCGGGACCACCTACCGCATGCGGGTGACGGCCGTCGGGCCGTCCATCAAGGTGTACGTCGGCGACCTGGCCACCCCGAAGATCGCCGTCACGGACGCGACGTTCGCCTCCGGGGCCAACGGCGTGCGCGTGTTCAACGCCGCCGGGGCCTTCGACAACATGGCGATCGGCCCGGCGGTCGGGACGGGCACCAACCTGGCCCTCAACCGGCCCGCCACCGGCACGACGCCCTGCGTCGCGACCGAGGGCCCGGAGAAGGCCGTGAACGGCACCGTCAACGGCGGCAACACGGACAAGTTCTGCTCGGCGGTGGCGGGCGCTTGGCTGCGCGTCGACCTCGGCGCCACCAGGGCGATCACCCGCTTCGAGGTGGCGCACGCCCAGGCGGGCGGCGAGTCGGCGTCGTTCAACACGCGGGCGTACACCATCTCGGTGTCCAACGACGGCACCACCTGGACCCAGGCGGTCGCCGTCACGAACAACACCACCGCGACCACCCTGCACCCGGTCGCCCTCTCCGGCCGGTACGTCCGCCTGAACATCACCACCCCCACCCAGACCACCGAGATCGCCACCCGCATCTACGAGCTGCGCGTCTTCGGCTGA